The following DNA comes from SAR324 cluster bacterium.
GCAGGTCCTTGAGGACTGACTATTCCACCTTCTCCTCCACCAGCTCTTTCAACAAGCTGACGGATCAATTGATTATCAATTGCCCAAAGAGGGTAGCTTGTCGTAGTTTGATCATGTCCAGCCTTTAGAACTTCACGCTTGTGGCTTCACGGAATTAACATCACTGGGCCATTGAACTGGTTGACATCATCCAGAAAAATCGCAACATTCATTGCCCTTGATTCAGGCATCATGTCGTCATTGACCCATGTGCGATAGTCTTGATGCTATTGCCAAACATCACCCTCAAATGCCATTCTCCCATTGATTTTGAACTGGTGCATCTAAAGCTTTTCACCAAAAACCTGCTCAACAGGTTTCACCATTCTTGGGTGGCGCCCTAATCTGGCAAACAGTGCGCTGTAAAGATGTGCAGCAAAATTAGTTCTGACCGCTTGACTCCCTTTTTCCCTCACATTATAAGCTTCGCGTCGATCATAAAGTTCAGGAACCGTATCATTGAGTTTTTTCACCTCTTCAGTAGTGAACCGTTCAGAAAAAAAGATAGCCATCATTGTCAAAGGCTTCTATTTGTTGTTGTGTAAGGTCCATAATTTCGCCTCTGAGTTCATCTAATCCAAATTCTAGGATTTTTCCCTCAGGCATTAAACTTACTGAGCGTCTCTGATTGAATATTCATCGCAGACGTTACCACGCACCTCGTTATAGCAAACAATTTTCTGTGCGCTAACGTTTTGTGGGGTGTCACGATAACAGACTTGGGAGAACTGTTCTTGTTCACCATAGTGAAAATGGAGGGGACCGATTGTACAAGTGGCGAGATTATTTGATGCACAACCAGCGATACTTAGCAGTGAAGTGAGGAAGCTCAGGTATTGGACTGTTTTTTTCAGATTCATAGTTAAGATGCATCAATCGAGTTAGGGAACTACTATTCAATGTAATCTTGATCCCTGCATCTTCCAATGATGCAACGTAAACTGTGTTCTGCTTGACAGACTTAGCTAGTAGCCTTATCAAAGCCCATTAACAAGTCCAGAAAGCTTTTTTCAGACTCTTCACACAATAATTTGTGCAACCATGAAACTGAGTCTCCTTGACTAAGCCTTCTTCTCATGAAGCTAGGGCAAATAGGGCCAGGCAACATTTTTCATATCCTATTTGATACGCAATTTCAGCGCCTATGAGTAATCAGGAAGATTTTTGGTTATATGATTTGGAAGTAGAAACTGTCTTGGAAGGTCGTACTCCAGTTTGCCGACATATTGAAGGAGAAAAATTTAGAGTCGAAGGAGAAAACCTAATCTTCTTAGAGCATCAGAAAATCTCCATGTATGCGCTCGCAGCAATTCTTCCCCTACTCCCTGCTAAACAAAGGGAAACGGTACCTCATGATTGGATGACCACTGACGCTGAAGTAGCATGCCCAGATCCCAATTGTGGAGGGCGATTTCGAATCAAAAGACTCTCTAAGAG
Coding sequences within:
- a CDS encoding TIGR04076 family protein, which gives rise to MSNQEDFWLYDLEVETVLEGRTPVCRHIEGEKFRVEGENLIFLEHQKISMYALAAILPLLPAKQRETVPHDWMTTDAEVACPDPNCGGRFRIKRLSKRRFFHAETTGLPEVRTEPYWAKEKNS